Proteins from a single region of Paramormyrops kingsleyae isolate MSU_618 chromosome 9, PKINGS_0.4, whole genome shotgun sequence:
- the fbl gene encoding rRNA 2'-O-methyltransferase fibrillarin: MRPGFSPRGGGSGRGGFGSRGGGRGGFGDRGGRGGFRGGRGGGGFKSPGEGGFRGRGGGRGTPRGRGGRGGGRGGFRGGKKVTVEPHRHEGVFICRGKEDALVTKNMVIGDSVYGEKRISVEEGEAKIEYRAWNPFRSKLAAAILGGVDQIHIKPGAKVMYLGAASGTTVSHVSDIVGPEGLVYAVEFSHRSGRDLLNVAKKRTNIIPIIEDARHPHKYRMLVGMVDVIFADVAQPDQTRIVALNAHNFLKNGGHFVISIKANCIDSTAAPEAVFAAEVKKMSAENMKPQEQLTLEPYERDHAVVVGVYRPPPKQKK, encoded by the exons ATGAGACCAG GATTCAGTCCCAGGGGTGGTGGCAGTGGCAGAGGTGGCTTTGGTAGtcgtggtggtggaagaggaggctTTGGAGATCGAGGTGGGCGAGGAGGATTCAGAGGGGGCAGAGGTG GGGGTGGCTTCAAGTCTCCTGGAGAAGGTGGGTTCCGTGGCCGTGGAGGAGGCCGTGGAACTCCCAGGGGCAGAGGAGGAAGGGGAGGTGGTCGTGGGGGCTTCAGGGGCGGCAAGAAAGTGACAGTGGAACCTCATAGACATGAAG GAGTGTTTATTTGCCGTGGTAAGGAAGATGCACTGGTGACCAAAAACATGGTCATTGGAGACTCCGTCTATGGTGAAAAGAGAATTAGTGTAGAG GAGGGGGAAGCAAAAATTGAGTACAGAGCATGGAATCCATTCCGTTCAAAATTGGCTGCAGCCATCTTGGGAGGAGTGGACCAAATTCACATAAAACCAGGAGCTAAGGTTATGTACCTTGGAGCAGCATCTGGGACCACAGTCTCTCATGTCTCTGACATTGTTGGTCCT GAAGGTCTGGTGTATGCAGTGGAGTTCTCGCATCGGTCTGGGCGAGATCTGCTCAATGTTGCCAAAAAGAGAACCAATATTATTCCCATAATTGAGGATGCCCGGCATCCACACAAATATCGCATGCTTGTGG GAATGGTAGATGTGATCTTTGCTGATGTGGCTCAGCCTGACCAAACAAGAATTGTGGCTCTAAATGCACACAACTTCCTTAAGAATGGAGGCCACTTTGTAATCTCTATTAAG GCCAATTGCATAGATTCAACAGCTGCCCCTGAGGCAGTGTTTGCTGCAGAAGTGAAAAAAATGAGTGCTGAGAACATGAAGCCTCAGGAACAGTTGACACTGGAGCCCTATGAGAGAGACCACGCTGTTGTTGTGGGTGTGTACAG accccccccaaaacagaagAAATAA